In Oxalobacteraceae bacterium OTU3CINTB1, the sequence GCGCGGCGGCCTGCTCGCCCGCCAGGATCGCCTGGTTGCGGCCGGCGAAGTCGTTGCCGGCCATCTTGCCCAGGCTCGGCGCGATGACGATGTCGGCGTCCTTCAATTCATACTGGTTGATGCGCTGGCCCATGATGCTGAAGGTCTGCATGATCACGTCGACCGAACTAACGGTCGCCTGCACGTCGGCCTGTGTGGAGATATTGACGGCGATAACAAAGTCCGCCCCCATGTCGCGCGCGAAACGCACCGGCACCGGCGCCACCAACCCGCCGTCGACATAGGAGCGGCCGCTAATCGTCACCGGCTGGAACACGCCCGGCACCGACGACGATGCCCGCACCGCCATGCCGGTATTCCCGCGCTGGAAAAGAATCGGCTGGCCGGTCTTCAAATCCGTCGCCACGGCGCCGAACGACACCTTCAGCTTCTCCATCGGCTGGTTGTTGACCGCCTTGTTGACGTAAGCCTGTAGCGCCTCCCCTTTCAACACACCGGTACTTTTGCCGAACAGCGGCATGGCCCAATCGGAGATCGCCGCTTCGTCCATGTCGAAGGCGAGTTTTTGCAGCTGGAAGCCGGTGTTCCCGGCCGCGTACAGCGCGCCGACCACGCTGCCGGCGCTGGTGCCGACCACGATATCCGGATAAATCCCCTGCGCCTCGAGCGCCTTGATCACGCCGATGTGGGCGAAGCCGCGCGCGGCGCCACCGCCCAGCGCCAGGCCGATTTTGATTTTGCGCGGCGGTAGCGGCTCCGGCACGGCGATCGGCTGGGCCGGCGTTTCAATCACTGGCGTGGTCTTGCAGCCGACGATGGCGGTGGCGGCAAAGATGGCTAGAGCGGCAAGGGTAAGACGGCGTAGTTGCATGTGTTGGTATAGTGGCTATAGTGGCTGATTTGGCGCAGCAGATTGTAACTGAATAGGCCCAAACGACGCCAAACGCGCACGCATTTGAGTGAAAGCCGCATGTGGATTGGTCGATAATCTCACTACCCTCGTTTTGCAAGGCACTCCATGTTCCGCCTCCTCGCCATCGCCCTCCTTTGCGTCTCCACCTGCGCCAGCGGCATCCTCAACGCGGCCGAATCGCGCGACCTTTCGGGCGAGTGGCGTTTCGCCTTGGACCGCAACGACGAAGGCGAGAGCCAGGCCTGGTTCGCGCGCGACCTGA encodes:
- a CDS encoding patatin-like phospholipase family protein — its product is MQLRRLTLAALAIFAATAIVGCKTTPVIETPAQPIAVPEPLPPRKIKIGLALGGGAARGFAHIGVIKALEAQGIYPDIVVGTSAGSVVGALYAAGNTGFQLQKLAFDMDEAAISDWAMPLFGKSTGVLKGEALQAYVNKAVNNQPMEKLKVSFGAVATDLKTGQPILFQRGNTGMAVRASSSVPGVFQPVTISGRSYVDGGLVAPVPVRFARDMGADFVIAVNISTQADVQATVSSVDVIMQTFSIMGQRINQYELKDADIVIAPSLGKMAGNDFAGRNQAILAGEQAAALVMPQIKQKLEARRKP